One region of Quercus lobata isolate SW786 chromosome 2, ValleyOak3.0 Primary Assembly, whole genome shotgun sequence genomic DNA includes:
- the LOC115974729 gene encoding microtubule-associated protein futsch, whose protein sequence is MTAETDVHGEITVSEVEEKRSYQDLHKDNNGVIINGNGNGNEKNCNKEDADGSYVFVTGGDAVSGDHVEPSDLGGEVIVENVGLENRETGGGGVGGELKPESNGGGVSEKVENVTEDVGESEPRGEAEAEAEINERTEVKVEESSEDVGGAEEEVEAEIDERIEVKVEESSEEVRGAETEAKVEIDERIEVKVEEYSEDVRGAEAVVEAEIDERIEVKVEESSEDVRGIEGSQVMVSISEAVDCECESTQVDDGKAVDGEDNNLELTGEVEIIEESQVSVNNSAESEPAIELDDGVNNVEEEREYDSVTDGKENEESKNLVSLNGQTDLDPEKERPELTDDVPVEGALEGPGVELEQKQRTVVTDTELETEIGNGPVPVDNGDGLPANHTADEPTETIDAEQNGSSENCEILSFPIVCGDDDVKEIPVEADTEEHEVDSEQNSEKASCQFANKLLEPEVVNGPVPDESGDCLAIEHDQDSISENLVNNDMVGATQNTPEQNGSSKEVECLPSPVVFGKVPVENGESFPTAPDNDTAVEVDAENEASPITEKIPTCVAEDDMPEAEVGNLDANRSISPDDTELEINTETSPDEIIKAENGPDSCSADDTKLEIDTETSPDETVKAENGPDSCTADDTKSEIKAETSTDETVKAENGPDSCPADDTKLEINTKVSPDENIKAENGPDACPADDTKSEIKVETSTDETIKAENGPDSCPADDTKSEINIETIPDETIKAENGPDYSILSSHDNNVRSETDTGSVVIDSEEKISDQPSDDTKIESGVSEMVVACADDQHHSISATVVESNINGLVENESGFSTSLGADEKSESEVENTSTLTNRDMPCDDGLGSESKVLDGSATVSETALNCVPDVVHVEDGDDRLTSTDSGDKPATQGAEGMSGIHGDETSITSPEGPTVDALEGLNTEVVKRPFYYLIRVPRYDDENLKEQVKRAQLQVEEKTRSRDAIRAEIQMKRVTWKEHGENFDAAMAEERTARELLRSKRQEMDSVQSMINKVKNAISVEDIGGRIRNMEHAMQHETLDLKEEKKYLHEMRQLKQLREQLSSNMGRQDDVQQALDQKDQIEERMKVLRKELDVLRENVLKAEAVTKAAKNKFNDESDKISELQAQFKAADDIRQEAYAHLQSMKKQAYEKNKYFYSYRDDNNLAANLVTKGEKEELQRLCVNQVEKIMELWNKNDEFRKEYIRCNTRSTLRRLRTLDGRSLGPNEEPPLIPTVAYERATKDNSRVTKDNSVSLLSAVEQEKPVKQEKQVVQVETEKVKEKSIVKTAEQKNQTTKSKMPVKPDLLGNGLATVSGRDEIEEAKEEESKLTKEEEELARKAEELRREEEAAKLKEQRKLEEKNKAKEALERKKRNAEKAQARATLRAQKEAEQKEKEREKKARKKEKKKASGEEATDGAVELEIAQSLETPTETTKESETREKPMTVTKRSQKPLQFTKPAKAKSIPPPLRNRGKRRMQTWMWVLVAAMVVFALFLVGNSSFSFNFGLQRFGF, encoded by the exons ATGACGGCCGAGACGGATGTACACGGCGAGATCACGGTGTCTGAGGTTGAGGAAAAGCGTAGCTATCAGGATCTGCACAAAGACAATAATGGAGTTATTATTAATGGGAATGGGAATGGGAATGAGAAGAATTGTAATAAGGAAGATGCAGACGGCTCTTATGTGTTCGTAACCGGAGGCGACGCGGTTTCGGGCGATCACGTTGAGCCTTCGGATCTTGGCGGTGAGGTCATTGTTGAGAATGTCGGTTTGGAGAATAGGGAGACTGGGGGCGGTGGAGTTGGTGGTGAATTGAAGCCTGAGAGCAACGGTGGTGGTGTTTCGGAAAAGGTTGAGAATGTGACGGAGGATGTTGGGGAATCCGAGCCACGTGGCGAGGCTGAGGCAGAGGCGGAGATTAATGAGAGAACGGAGGTTAAGGTTGAGGAGTCTTCTGAGGATGTAGGGGGGGCTGAGGAGGAGGTAGAGGCGGAGATTGATGAGAGAATTGAGGTAAAGGTTGAGGAGTCTTCTGAGGAAGTAAGAGGGGCTGAGACAGAGGCGAAAGTGGAGATTGATGAGAGAATTGAGGTTAAGGTTGAGGAGTATTCTGAGGATGTAAGAGGGGCTGAGGCAGTGGTGGAGGCGGAGATTGATGAGAGAATTGAGGTAAAGGTTGAGGAGTCTTCTGAGGATGTAAGAGGGATTGAAGGTTCTCAAGTTATGGTTTCCATTTCGGAGGCTGTTGATTGTGAATGTGAATCCACGCAGGTTGATGATGGGAAGGCAGTGGATGGGGAGGATAATAATTTAGAGTTGACTGGGGAAGTTGAAATAATTGAGGAATCTCAGGTTTCAGTTAATAATTCTGCTGAATCTGAGCCGGCGATTGAGCTTGATGACGGAGTGAATAATGTTGAGGAGGAAAGAGAGTATGATTCGGTGACAGATGGTAAAGAAAATGAGGAATCTAAGAATTTGGTGAGTTTGAATGGTCAAACTGATTTGGATCCGGAGAAAGAAAGACCAGAATTGACGGATGACGTTCCTGTGGAAGGTGCACTAGAGGGTCCTGGGGTAGAGTTGGAGCAGAAGCAGAGAACTGTTGTGACTGATACAGAGTTAGAAACAGAGATTGGTAATGGTCCTGTTCCTGTTGATAATGGGGACGGTTTGCCTGCCAATCATACTGCAGATGAACCTACAGAAACCATTGATGCTGAACAAAACGGGTCTTCTGAAAATTGCGAAATCTTGTCCTTCCCGATTGTTTGTGGGGATGATGATGTTAAGGAGATTCCTGTTGAAGCAGACACGGAGGAACATGAAGTGGATTCAGAGCAGAATTCAGAAAAAGCTTCATGTCAATTTGCCAATAAGCTGTTAGAACCAGAAGTTGTCAATGGCCCTGTCCCTGATGAAAGCGGAGATTGCTTGGCCATTGAGCATGATCAAGATAGCATTTCAGAGAATTTAGTTAATAATGATATGGTTGGTGCTACTCAAAACACACCAGAACAAAATGGGTCTTCTAAAGAAGTGGAATGCTTGCCCTCCCCTGTTGTGTTTGGGAAGGTCCCTGTTGAAAATGGTGAAAGCTTCCCTACTGCTCCTGATAATGATACAGCAGTAGAAGTGGATGCTGAGAATGAGGCTTCTCCAATTACTGAAAAGATTCCAACTTGTGTTGCTGAAGATGATATGCCAGAGGCTGAAGTTGGAAACTTAGATGCAAACAGAAGCATAAGCCCTGATGATACTGAGCTAGAAATCAACACTGAGACTAGCCCTGATGAAATTATTAAAGCTGAGAATGGCCCTGATTCTTGTTCAGCTGATGATACAAAGTTAGAAATCGACACTGAGACTAGCCCTGATGAAACTGTTAAAGCTGAGAATGGCCCTGATTCTTGTACAGCTGATGATACAAAATCAGAAATCAAGGCTGAGACTAGCACTGATGAAACTGTTAAAGCTGAGAATGGCCCTGATTCTTGTCCAGCTGATGATACAAAGTTAGAAATCAACACCAAGGTTAGCCCCGATGAAAATATTAAAGCTGAGAATGGCCCTGATGCTTGTCCAGCTGATGATACAAAATCAGAAATCAAGGTTGAGACTAGCACTGATGAAACTATTAAAGCTGAGAATGGCCCTGATTCTTGTCCAGCTGATGATACAAAATCAGAAATCAACATTGAGACTATCCCTGATGAAACTATTAAAGCTGAGAATGGCCCTGATTATAGCATTTTAAGTTCCCATGATAATAATGTAAGGTCTGAAACTGACACTGGTTCTGTTGTCATTGATTCTGAAGAAAAAATATCTGACCAACCAAGTGATGACACGAAGATAGAATCTGGAGTTTCAGAAATGGTCGTTGCTTGTGCTGATGACCAGCATCATTCAATTTCTGCTACAGTTGTGGAATCCAATATAAATGGTTTGGTTGAAAATGAAAGTGGCTTTTCTACTAGTCTAGGTGCTGATGAGAAATCAGAGTCTGAAGTTGAAAATACATCCACGCTAACTAACAGGGATATGCCTTGCGATGATGGCCTTGGATCTGAGTCCAAGGTTCTGGATGGCTCAGCTACTGTGAGTGAAACTGCACTAAACTGTGTGCCAGATGTTGTACATGTTGAAGATGGAGATGATCGGTTGACTAGTACAGATAGTGGTGACAAACCAGCAACTCAAGGAGCTGAGGGTATGTCTGGGATTCATGGTGATGAAACCTCAATAACTTCACCAGAAGGTCCCACTGTTGATGCTTTGGAAGGACTGAATACTGAGGTGGTCAAAAGGCCATTCTATTATTTAATCAGGGTCCCTAGATATGATgatgaaaatttaaaagaacAGGTCAAACGTGCTCAATTACAAGTTGAAGAGAAGACTCGAAGTCGGGATGCTATTCGAGCTGAAATCCAAATGAAAAGG GTCACTTGGAAGGAGCATGGTGAAAATTTTGATGCTGCCATGGCAGAGGAGAGAACTGCACGAGAGTTGCTTAGGTCCAAACGCCAGGAGATGGATTCTGTTCAGTCTATGATTAACAAAGTGAAGAATGCAATCTCTGTTGAGGATATTGGTGGCAGG ATACGAAACATGGAACATGCAATGCAACATGAAACCCTAGAtctgaaggaagaaaagaagtaTCTTCATGAAATGAGGCAATTGAAACAACTTCGTGAACAGCTCTCATCTAATATGGGTAGGCAGGACGATGTTCAGCAGGCTTTAGATCAGAAAGACCAAATTGAAGAACGCATGAAG GTTCTGAGGAAGGAACTGGATGTACTAAGAGAAAATGTTCTAAAAGCTGAAGCTGTCACTAAagctgcaaaaaataaatttaatgatgAAAGTGATAAGATTAGTGAATTACAAGCTCAGTTTAAAGCTGCAGATGACATTCGCCAAGAAGCATACGCACATTTACAGAGCATGAAGAAACAAGCGTATGAGAAG AACAAATACTTCTATAGTTACAGGGATGATAATAATTTAGCTGCTAACTTAGTGACAAAGGGAGAAAAGGAGGAATTGCAACGACTATGTGTTAACCAG GTGGAGAAAATTATGGAACTATGGAACAAAAATGATGAGTTCCGTAAAGAATACATCAGGTGCAACACTAGGAGTACATTGAGGAGACTGAGGACTCTGGATGGCCGTTCACTCGGTCCCAATGAGGAGCCACCTCTAATTCCCACCGTAGCTTATGAAAGGGCGACCAAGGATAACTCAAGGGTGACCAAGGATAACTCTGTGTCCCTGCTGTCAGCTGTGGAACAAGAAAAACCTgttaaacaagaaaaacaagttGTACAAGTGGAAACTGAAAAGGTAAAGGAGAAATCCATCGTGAAAACTGCTGAACAAAAGAATCAGACAACTAAATCTAAAATGCCTGTGAAACCTGATCTTTTGGGGAATGGCTTAGCAACTGTTTCCGGCAGAGATGAGATTGAAGaggcaaaagaagaagagagtaaGCTAACAAAGGAGGAAGAGGAGTTGGCCAGAAAGGCGGAGGAATTGAGAAGGGAAGAGGAAGCAGCCAAGTTGAAGGAGCAACGTAAGTTGGAGGAGAAGAACAAGGCCAAGGAGGCCTTGGAGAGGAAAAAGCGAAATGCAGAAAAGGCCCAAGCCAGGGCTACGTTAAGAGCACAGAAGGAAGCTGAACAGAAAGAGAAG gaaagggagaaaaaagcaaggaagaaggaaaaaaagaaggcatCTGGAGAAGAGGCTACTGATGGTGCCGTTGAGCTAGAAATTGCTCAAAGCTTAGAAACTCCAACTGAAACTACCAAGGAGTCTGAAACTAGAGAAAAGCCCATGACAGTAACAAAGAGGTCTCAAAAACCCTTGCAATTTACTAAGCCGGCCAAGGCAAAATCTATTCCTCCACCTCTTCGCAACCGCGGTAAGAGGAGGATGCAGACATGGATGTGGGTCCTTGTTGCTGCTATGGTTGTTTTTGCCTTGTTTTTGGTGGGGAACAGCAGCTTCTCGTTTAATTTTGGTCTTCAAAGGTTTGGTTTTTGA